The genomic segment TCTATACTACCGACTGGAAAGAATTGCCATCTACATCTTATCTGCCATCAGTGCCCGATATGGACAACTTCATTGCACCCGCTTCTGATACGGCAGATGTATATCGGTATCAAGATGCCCGCCTTCAGGCTGATATGCTTTTGATGAAAGCGGATCTTTCGAGTAAGGATGCCACACTGACCTTTACTTTCACTACTCCTGACTATATGGAAAAAGAAGCGGCAGAAAAACTAAAACCGTTTCTCCGCCGCCCTGTAAGTTATGTTTGGAAAGAAGGAAAATTCGTTCTTGCTGAATAAGCGCTTGCCGACTGGTGTCTTATTTCACTTTTATCTTGTCAAATCCTTCTCCATATACTCCGATCACTTGACTCTGTGATACAAAAGCATTCGGGTCTATGTCTTTTATCAACCGGAAGATGATGGTCGACTCGCGTTTCTTGGCAAGGACAAACAGCATTTTGATCTCCTTGCCGGTGTAGAATCCGGAAGCGTTGATAACTGTGGCGCCCCGGTGGGGATATACATTGATATGTTTGGCTATCTCTTCATACTTTTCGCTGATGATGAAGAACTGTACGGACTGGCGTGCGCTGTTCACTACCTGATCCAATACGAAACTGCAAATGTACAGGGTGACGTAGCCGTATACTACTTTCTCCCAGTCTTTCAGTACAAAATAGCTGGAGGAGATAATGATGAGATCGCAAATCAGCATTACCCGCCCCAATGTGATGTCTCTATATTTATTGATGATAGCGGCGATAATATCTGTTCCGCCCGTACTTCCATTGGAAGAGAAAGCGATGCCGATACCGCCTCCGCAAAAAGATGCGCCGATGACACATGCCATGAAAGGCTGGTCGTGCAGCAGTTGGACATTGGCTGTCAGTTGTTGAATGATGGACAGAAAGGAGGTCAAGGTAAAGACGGCAAAGATTGTCTTAATGCTGAATTTCCATCCTAAAATGCGGATAGCGAGCAGTAGCAATATAAAATTAATACCGAAATAAACATATTGTACCGGTAATCCCGTTGCGAAATATACCAGTGAGGCAATACCCGGTACTCCACCTGTGGTAATGTCGTTGGGAAGCAGGAAAACTGTCCACCCTATACCGTACATAACCATGCCTAAAGCAATCATTAGATAATCCCGCATTTCGCGGAAAATGTTTTGTCGGGAAGGAATGTTCACATTCATTGTAGTTTGCAGCTAAATTTGCGGCAAAGATAGATATTTTCTTAATTTCAAGAGATAATGCTGCCGGGTATTATTGAAGCTGGATGAATAAAATTTTAAACCATAGCCAAATCGGAAGTGCCTAAAAACAAAAATCAGATAGAAATCTTGCGATAACTATCTGATTTTCAGAAGAGCGGAAGACGGGGCTCAAACCCGCGACCCTCAGCTTGGAAGGCTCTTTGATAATACTATTCAATTATTTGATTGTTAGTCTGTTAATTACTTCTATAAAAGTCAATAGAACAACTATTGACCAACATTGGTAAGGTTTATACAATACCAATAGCAGCATTTAGTAATGCTAAGTTTCTTGTTTCTTTCTCATAACAATTTCTATTATTTTAAAATATCACATTTGCTCCAGAAGGTAGAGCCTAAAATAGCATAGTCCTCTTCAACACTCTTATCAACAAAGAATAGTTCAGAGTTAGGGTGTCCCTCATATTCAAAATTGAGTTTGACTGCCTTACACTCCCTAAACTTATTATCACTGCACCAAACAACTTTCTTCCCAACATAATGGAATGTATCTTCCAGTGAAATACTATTTACATAAGAAGGAAGAAAGGGAAGTGAGCTATTATATTCAGGTTTTATATTTACTTCTCCTATATCATTATTCAAAAGTGAATCCCTCTGCTTACCTATTTTGAAGAAAGCCAAGAAAGTAGGGCTAATCAAATTGTGTTTCATTCTTTTGTCAAGAAGGAATGTAAAGCCAATGCCTTTTATGCGTATAAACAAACTTCTCTTATCTTGCATATTGGGAAATTCTTTCTTGTGGTAGCTTGCAATAATTTGAAGGATAAACTGTACTTGCCTCATAATTACCATACTTAATCTCAAGTACACAAAAATCCTCTAAGATACCATCCACCTCTGCTATTCTAACTTCACCTATGTCTGTTTCCAAGATTGCCAAATTTGTCTGAGGAAATGAACAGCTATTTCCCTGTTTTTCAATTTTCCAAAATGTTCCAGACTTTATGATATGGGTAGTATAACAGTCTGTACCTACTATAACCCTGTTTCCCTGTATTTTAGCTGTTATTTGGTTTAACTCATATTTCTGTGGAGGAGAATAATTATAGTCAATGAGGTAAGATTTGATTATTGGGTCTTTACAAATATATGTAATGCCATCCCTCAAAAAAGGTTTTATCATATATGCAGTATCTTTCTCTACAACATCTTCTTGATTCTCATTTTGCTTATTGCTTTGCAATGTGCATCCCATTAGGCAAAGAAGCAATAAAAAAATAATCCAACTATTCTTTTTCATCTGTAACTTTCATTTGTTCAAAATCTATAATCCATTTATTCTCTATGAGGAATTGTACCCCAAGTACTCCATGAATCTGTATTCCAGTTTCATCCTGCACTTGTCTTATTGCCCCAGAAGCATCCAAAACTGAAAAAGTGGAAGTATAATCCCTCCCTTCAAAATTGAATGTAGCTTCAATGATAGGAGTTTCTTTGTAATGTCCCTCTATCCCCATTGTTCTATATATTCCTTCAAGTAGCTTAAACTCACTTTTAAAATGTTCATATACAAAATCAAATAGGGTGTTATGAGTAGCACCAGTATCAATCAAGAAACAAAGGTTATTTGTTTTTCCTGATGTCAGTATCAGTGGTAAACCTGCTTTTTGCAGACCAAATGTTAGTGGAAATTCCATTTTTATTTTGTTTATTCTATATTCCAATAATTACTTTCATCTCCTTCAAAAGTATCAATAGTTTGGTCTTCCCACTCCTCTTTGTCATTTAATGAAGAAGATTTATTGCTATTATCATTAGTAAATAAGTTATTTCTTTTAGTGGAAGTGGCTTTCTGAGGAAATGAATACTCTTCTAAATCAAAATTAGGCATAAACTCAAAATCAATGGGTAGGTTTATTCTACTCATTGGGTCAATTATATATGCTACTTCTGTTCCTTTGTATCTTCCTGCAATTTTTACAGCATTATTATTACCCCATATCTTAAAAGATTCAAGTGGCAAAATATAGTCAAGATTAGGATAAATGGCTATTTTACCCAAGGTATCAATTACCCCCCAATGAATATTATCCATCAATTTAACTCGGGCATAGCCACAAATAAATTGAGGGTCACACCAAATGTATGTTCCAAATGAAACTATCTGCTTTTCTGTGATATTAATATAAGCATATTGATATTTCTCATTTCTGACTAATGACAAGCCACAACTAAAAGGGTACATTTCCTTATATTTAGGAGTGATAGCAATTCTCCCAGATGGATATTTTGCACCAAATAGATTGTTCTTTTGAAAGACAATAAGGTCACTCATTTTGCTCTTTTTGTAGCCATACTACAAAAAAGAAAGTGTGGTACTTTCCTGCTGAGTCC from the Bacteroides eggerthii genome contains:
- a CDS encoding WG repeat-containing protein; this translates as MSDLIVFQKNNLFGAKYPSGRIAITPKYKEMYPFSCGLSLVRNEKYQYAYINITEKQIVSFGTYIWCDPQFICGYARVKLMDNIHWGVIDTLGKIAIYPNLDYILPLESFKIWGNNNAVKIAGRYKGTEVAYIIDPMSRINLPIDFEFMPNFDLEEYSFPQKATSTKRNNLFTNDNSNKSSSLNDKEEWEDQTIDTFEGDESNYWNIE
- a CDS encoding YitT family protein gives rise to the protein MNVNIPSRQNIFREMRDYLMIALGMVMYGIGWTVFLLPNDITTGGVPGIASLVYFATGLPVQYVYFGINFILLLLAIRILGWKFSIKTIFAVFTLTSFLSIIQQLTANVQLLHDQPFMACVIGASFCGGGIGIAFSSNGSTGGTDIIAAIINKYRDITLGRVMLICDLIIISSSYFVLKDWEKVVYGYVTLYICSFVLDQVVNSARQSVQFFIISEKYEEIAKHINVYPHRGATVINASGFYTGKEIKMLFVLAKKRESTIIFRLIKDIDPNAFVSQSQVIGVYGEGFDKIKVK